GATTCAAACTACTATTGAGAAACGTGGCGCTAATATTATTATTTCGCAGTGCTTCCACTTGGTCTTGCATCAACGCAATTAACGGCGATACCACCACCGTCAATCCCTTCTTTACCAACGCTGGTAACTGAAAACACAAAGACTTTCCCCCACCTGTGGGCATAACTACCAGCAAATCTCGATTTTGTAGCGCATCTTCGATAATTTTTCGCTGTCCCGGACGGAATTGATCATAACCGAAGTGATATTTTAGCGCCTGTTCGAGATTGGGATACTGAAGCATAGCGATCGCTTTTTTGGCTGCATTCTGCGTAGGTAGTTGATACAAAGATTATAAAAGCACAAAATCCTCTCTGCGCCTTTGCGCCTCTGCGTGAGACGAAAATATTTCAGTGCGATCGCTCGGCGTAGATCCTGATTCTCTCACTTGAATTGCTATCAAAATTCATTAATGAAATAAAGCATAACAATTGCGTAGACGCATTAGCAAAGCGGTAGCGACGTTCGCGCAGCGTCTCGCAGAGAAGGAGCGTCAGCGGCTTGTCGTTAGACATCGCTTGGTGTAGATCCTGATTTAATCTAAGAGGATGTTTTAAAAGTCCTCTGCTCGGTATCAAAACGTTTTAGATCCCCCTAAATCCCCCTTAAAAAGGGGGACTTTGATTGATTCCTGTTCCCCCCTTTTTTAAGGGGGGTTAGGGGGGATCTAGAAGTGCCTAAAATTACAGCCGAACACTTTTAAAACATTCTCTAAAAACATTCTGCTACATTAATAAAGTCCACAACGAAGTTCCGAAGTTCATGAACGAAGCTCTGAGGTTCACGAATGAAGCTCAAAGGTTCATCAACTAAGCTCTGAGGTTCACGAACTAAGCTCTGAGGTTCACAAACGAAGCTCCGAGGTTCATTAACGGAGTTCAAAGACTCATTCACGAGTATTAAACACTCTCGCGCGAATATCAAACACTCGTTCACGAGTATCAAACACTCGCCCACGAACATCAAACACTCGCCGATGAATCTCAAAGACTCGTTCACGAGTATCAAACACTCTCCCGCGAGTATTAAACACTCATTCACGAGTATCAAACACTCATTACAGCAACTTTCATTTACTCAAACCACACACTCACCCTCCTCTCTGCGCCTCCGCGCCTCTGCGTGAGACAAAAATCTTCAAGAATTACCCCTCAGCCTCTCAAGACTCGCCCGCACACCTTCAGCATCCGGTGACTGCAATCGCTGCAAAATCTCTAAAGCTGGTTGCAAATAGGATATCGCGTTAGTGTATTCACCCTGCTGTTCTGCCAAACTTCCTAACCACCACAAAGTCATTGCTTTGCCTTGGACATAACCAATGCGTTCTTTTATTGACAAAGACTGATTGAAAAGTGCGATCGCTTGCTCCACTTCCCCTTTGTTGGCGTAGATACTTGCTATATTATGCAACGTTAGTGCTTTCCAATAAGCATCACCAATACGTTCAAATATTTCCAAAGACTGATTGTAGAGTGAGATCGCTTGCTCCACTTCCCCTTTGTTGGCGTAGATCATTCCCAATTGGTGCAACGTCGCCGCTTTGCCTTGGACATCACCAATGCGTTCCTTTATTTCCAAAGACTGATTGTAGAGTGAGATCGCTTGCTCCACTTCCCCTTTGTTGGCGTAGATTATTCCCAGTTGGTGCAACGTCGCCGCTTTGCCTTGGACATTTCCAATGCGTTCCTTTATTTCCAAAGACTGATTGTAGAGTGAGATCGCTTGCTCCACTTCCCCTTTGTTGGCGTAGATCATTCCCAAACAGTGCAACATCGTCGCTTTGCCTTGGACATCACCAATGCGTTCTGTTATTTCCAAAGACTGATTGTAGAGTAAGATCGCTTGCTCCACTTCCCCTTTGTTGACGTAGATATATCCCAGTTGTTGCAACGTCAACGCTTTGCCTTGGACATTTCCAATGCGTTCATTTATTTCCAAAGACTGGTTGTAGAGTGCGATCGCTTGCTCCACTTCCCCTTTGTTGGCGTAGATATATCCCAGTTGTTGCAACGTCAACGCTTTGCCTTGGTTATTACCAATGCGTTCATTTATTTCTAAAGACTGATTGTAGAGTGCGATCGCTTCATCCACTTTCCCTGTGTTGGCTTTGAGTATTCCTAAATAATAATAAATTGATGCTAATTCTTGTTCGTCTTCTGCGGGACAAATATTTAACGCTTGTTCGTAATACTTTAATGCTTGATCAACTTCACCTATTCGGTGTTCACAATAAGCAAGTTTTCTAAGAACACTATAGTTTTTAGTAATTTCTAAGGTTGATTTGCACAGATGTATTGCTTCCCGAAATCGGCTTTGATGCGACAAGAGGTTCGCCAATGAATTAGCTGTTTTCCCCGCAATTTCTCCATTCTTCCCCAGCAATCCCAAGCGATGAATTTCTAAGTCTTGTACTTCCGTAGAAGTTTCCGCCTCTTCCCACCACAAACGATACAAAATTTGTGCAGCTTGTTTATACAACTCTTCACCCTTGGGGTTTTCTGGAAACTCTAGCAAAGGTGACAAAATTCGGGGAACACGATACAACCTCTCTGTGTTGTTGGTAAGCGTAACTTCCAACAAACCCAAAATTTCAGCGCGTTGAATATGACTTTCCCAACTTGAGATATCCTCACAAATCGGGGAGATAGCAGCTAGAGGAACAGGTAACTCATACACCAACAACTTCCCCAGCATAAGACGCAAAGCTGGAGTTTGCTGCTTCAGCAATTCCTCAGCCAAAATATTCTCACGAAATTCCTTTTCCTTCTCCTCCATCTTTTGCAGAATCATCTCAACTCCCTTCTCCGCTTCCAGCGAGTTCTGGGAATTTTGCAAAATCTTATCTAACCATTCCAACAACCGAGGATTTCCATCTGCTGCTTGTTTGGCACGTTCGGGCAAATCTGGCTGAAATTGCCAACTGCCATTAAACGAATCCAGACGATTATACTTTTTAATTAAATCTGCCCCACCCAAAGCCCCCAGAGGTTCGCGGTACAGACGATGATTCAGTTCCGACAATGTGAAATTGTAGCGACAGGTAATAATTACCTTGTGGGGAAGTTGGGAATTTTGCATCGCCTTCAGCAACGCCAGCAGTACATCTACAACTTGTGGTTGCAAGACATAAACCCCATTTCGTAAATCCAAATTAGCCTCAAAGTCATCCAGCACAAAGGCAAAGCGCTGTTCTTTGGTATTCAGTCCTTCCGTGAAAAACTTGGTGAGGCGCTGCATCAAGGGTAACTTGCCATTGAGAATATCATGCCCCCGTTCCGAGGTACATTGTTCAGCAAGGCTTTTGAGCAGTCTGTCCTCATCCAGTTGCCGAAAGTTCACCAGCCTGTGATAGCCAACCATCCTTTCCAGAAGTCGCGCCGTCACAGTACTCTTACCCACACCCCCCAGTCCGTGAATTAGTACCCCTAATGAAGTGCGAATTGCTTTGAGACAACGTTGCAAAGTCCGCCGTCTCCCCACAAACTCAGAGGGTTTCGCCACCCGCACCAGTTGGGTATCGGGATCTAAAAACTGTTGATAAGCAGGTTCCGGCGCAGAGGGTGGCACATCTCCCAACACATCCACCAACGCACCCGGACATTCTCCCTGGACATATAACCGCAACAAATGCCAGTCACGCACATTCTGTTTAAACAACTGCTGGTAAGTGCTAGCGAGTGCTTGGGCTAATTGATATCCGGCTGCCAATTTGCCGTAGAGGTGCGCGGCGGCGGCTGTAGCTGTCCGATCTTCCACAGGCCGTCCCCAACTTAAAACCGCGATCGCCCCTTGTGCAATAAGTGCCTCAGCCATTGAAGGGACAGCCCCTTTATCTGCGGCTTGTCCAGTCCGACACCCAGATAAAAACACCAACTTGGGAAAGCGAAACCGGAAGACTTCGGCCAGTTCTGCGGCTGTGGTTTCGTGGCGTTCCCCAATTTCCGTCTCAGTGATAAAGTAAGGCGTGTAAGGTGCTTCATCTTTAATTGAGGCGTGTCCTGTGAGATGAAACACATCAAAGTCATCAAGATAGCGACTCCACACCTTACCCAACTCGCTAACGCAACCGCTTTCTTCCACCCGCAAATCTACAGCAAAATCTCGCGTATCAGCCAGAATCCTCGCTTCTTCCTGTTCAAACTCTAACTTTGGTTCCACATCTTCCGGGTCGGTTGCCATAAACAATACTCGCAATTGTCGTGCTTCCACAGAAAACGCTTCCGTTTCTTTCTCAATCCAGCGCAGAGGTAACACCACTGGATTAACCCGCTTCACCAGAAAATCCTCACCATCATGCAGCACTTCCCAAGGTAGATGTGCCAATTTTTTATCGGTATCAATAGCAATTACCAACCCCTCACCGCGACAGTTAGCAATTCCCCGACTCAACCACCGTCCATCCCCATCCAACCAAAAAAATAACTGCTTCCCGATTCCTGGTAAATTGGGCAGCAGTTTATAGTAATCTCGTTCTCCTTGCTTGAGAAAATTAGCGATTTCTGCCAACTTCAAGCGACGTGATTCATAGTGATTCTTTTGAGGTAGCCAATACCTGAGTTCAACTGTTTCCTGGGTACTTTCCCGAAGTTGAATGCGGATAGTTTGCACTTATTTGCTGATAGATTTGAGGATTTCGGTGATTTCCTCTATAGTAGCGTCTGCGAGAAAAATCCTGTTTCCCGTATCAGGGTCAAGAATTACCACATCAAATTGCTTCCCTGGATGGGATTTATGCCATTCTTGATACCATTTGCGAATTTGTTCAGCTAAAGCCGCAACACCACCCACAATCCCAACAACGGTAGCAATAGCCGCCAAAGTTCCCTCGCGCTGCGTCGGTACTTCATAACTCCCCGATATCCCAGGAATTTCTAACAAAGCCTCGGCGGCGGCTGGTGCGTCTTCACCCTCAATTCCGATTTGAATTTCTGCCATGAGTAATTTTTACCACAAGAATAAAATCATACATCCCGCGAATATTTTAAATATATAGTCAATAAGCGAGTCAAATTTATTGATGTCAGAGGAAGTGTCAGAATGTTAAGTGTAAACTTTCATCACCAACGCACTTATGCCTAAAGCAATCTGGAACGGTGCAACTTTAGCCGAAAGCGATAATACTGTAGTTGTGGAAGGCAATCATTATTTTCCTCCCGACGCAATTAACAAGCAGTATTTCCAAGACAGCGACACTCACACAACTTGTCCGTGGAAAGGTCTTGCTAGTTACTACAGCATTGAAGTGGATGGACAAGTCAATAAAGACGCTGCTTGGTACTATCCCAGCGCCAAGGAAAAAGCCAAGAATATTGAAGGTTACGTGGCTTTCTGGAAAGGAGTGAAAGTCGAAGCTTAATTTAATGCGCTTCCGGCTTATTTGCTGAAACTATTGATTAACCGAGTTTTAGTAAATAAGCCTCTTTTTCTTGATTTTACTCAGCACTCAGCGAGAATCTCTTGATAAAACTCTTGAGTTAGATTATTTCACTTTCTGGCTCAACAAGCTCAAAATTTACTTTGTTATATAAATCTTGTAGAGAAATTTCCAAGGGTACAGATGCAAATGCGATCGCATTATCTTCCTCATCATACTCACGCAGATTCCATTGTTTCTTCCCAATCTTAGAAAACTGCTCTACATGCACCCGATATTGGTCTATTAACAGATATTCTTGAAACGTGGGAATTGTGCGATACGCCGCAAATTTATCCTCATAATCATAATTTCTAGTGGATTTTGACAGCACCTCCACAATAATTTGCGGGTTAGTAATAATATCTTGGCGATTGTTAAAAAATTCTGGTTCACCTGCGATAATCATCACATCTGGGTATGTATAAATCCGTTTTTGTGATATCCACAGACGGACATCACTCATATAAATTCGGTAACTTTGTTTTTTAAAAGCATAATTTAACTCAGTGCTTAAGTTAAGTGCTATCTGGTTATGATTGATTGTTCCACCCGCCATTGGAATTATTTGTCCATCAATATATTCACTTTTATATTCAGCCGCTTCCTCTAACTGTAAATATTCCTCTGGGGTGTAGTATTGCTGTTGTGTAACTTGCATAGCTTTTACCCATATCTATTCAACAGTGTAACTTGGTTATCTCACAAAAAAGGTGCGTTCCGCGATCGCCTGAACACACCCAAAATACTCTGCGTTACTCCGCGCCTACCTCAGCGCACCTCTGCGTTTAAATCTTAATATCCAAAACCCTTACCAAAAACGCCCACTTATCCGCAGCTTCTTCAATTATCTTTGTTGTTGGTTTACCCGCACCATGTCCCGCCTTTGTCTCAATTCTAATTAACACTGGTGCATCACCTTGATGGGCTGCTTGCAAAGCCGCCGCAAATTTAAAACTATGAGCAGGGACAACGCGATCGTCGTGATCTGCGGTAGTAATTAAAGTGGCAGGATAAGCTGTCTTTGGTTTCAAATTATGCAACGGTGAATAAGCATAAAGTGTTTTGAACTCTTCGGCATTATCTGGCGAACCATATTCCGCAGTCCAAGCCCAGCCGATAGTAAACTTGTGAAAGCGCAACATATCCATCACGCCGACTGCTGGTAAAGCCGCACCAAATAAATCAGGACGCTGTGTCATACAAGCACCCACCAATAAACCACCGTTACTACCACCTGCGATCGCTAGTTTGCCAGTTTTTGTATACTTATTGGCAATTAACCACTCAGCCGCCGCAATAAAATCATCAAACACATTTTGTTTTTTCTCTTTCATCCCTGCTTGATGCCATTCTTCACCATATTCGCCACCACCGCGCAGATTTGGCATAGCGTAAACACCACCCATCTCCATCCACACCAATGTACTCACAGAAAAAGTCGGAGTTAGAGAGATATTAAACCCACCATAAGCATAGAGAAAAGTTGGATTATTGCCATCTAACTTAATGCCTTTTTTGTGAGTAATAAACATCGGCACCTTTGTGCCATCTTTGCTGTGATAAAATATCTGCTTTGTTTCGTAATCATCAGGCTTAAAGTCTACCTTTGGTTGGCGGAAAAGCTGACTTTTACCAGTCACCATATCGTAGCGATAAATTGCGCCTGGGGTAGTAAAACTAGTGAAACTATAAAAAGTTTCCGTATCATGGCGTTTACCCCCAAAGCCCCCCACTGAACCCACTCCGGGTAATTCTACCTCACGCACCAATGCACCTTTGAGGTCAAAAATTTTGATTTGCGATCGCGCATCTTGCAAATAATCAGCAACAAACTGATTATTGAGAATATTGACACTTTCTAAAGTTGCTTCACTTTGCTGAATAATTTCTTGCCATGCTGATTTCTCTGGTTTTTTAATATCAATGGCAATTACTCTACCCCGTGGGGCATTTAAATCGGTGCGGAAATAAAAGATACTATCATCATGGTCAATAAAACTATAATCTGCCTCAAACTCGTTAATGAGTTCAACAACTTCAGCTTGAGGATTAGTTAAGTCTTTATAAAATACTAAATTCCTAGAGTCAGTTCCCAACCACACAGCAATAATTAAATATTGTCCATTTTCTGTAACACCACCACCAAATCCCCATTCTTTTTGGTCAGGACGTTGATAAATTAAAATGTCTTCCGATTGGGGCGTACCTAATTTATGGTAATAAAGCTTTTGATAATAGTTGACATCTTCTAACTGAGTTTTAGAATTTGGCTCATTGTAACGACTATAAAAAAAGCCTTGATTATCAGTTGTCCAAGATGCACCAGAAAATTTAATCCACTGCAAATGGTCTGCTAAATCTTTACCTGTTGCGACATCTCGGACTTTCCACTCTTGCCAATCAGAACCAGAAGTTGAAAGACCATAAGCTAAAAGTTTACCATCATTACTAATAGATAATCCTGATAAAGCAACAGTGCCATCAGCAGAAAGTTTATTGGGGTCAAGTAAAACTTGCGGTTCAGAGTCGAGAGTTTTTAATGTATATAATACGCTTTGATTTTGCAGCCCATCGTTTTTGAAATAAAAATAGCGATCGCTGGAACCATCCCCTAAAGATTCGCCTTCTTTAAACGGAATACCATATTTTTCATAATCCCAAAGTTTAGTTAAGCGTTGTTTAATTTTGTCACGAGCAGGAATTTCACCTAAAAAGCCAAAAGTAATTTTATTTTGAGCCGCAATCCAGGCTTTCGTTTCTTCAGAATCGGGATTTTCTAACCAACGATAAGGGTCTGCAACCAACGTTCCGTGATAATCATCTACTTGTTCGCTTTTATGGGTAGTTGGATAAGTAATCTGTTTTGCTGTTGACATAGTTGGGGATACAATTCTTCTCTGTACATGGTAATCAGAATTCCCAGCCTTGTGGTAGCTGGCTAAGGCTAAAGGTAGTATTCCCGGATTTACAACCCAGTAAGAAACACAAACTGTGGTTAAAAATATTACAAAAAATCGTACGATGTTGGCAAGCAATTTCATCATAGAAATAGTAGAGTCAAAACAAAGCTACATCTAGTAAAAACAGTATGACTTATACCATTTCACGAAAATATTGATGCAAATTCATTGGTTTTTAATTCTTTCCCCCTGCTCCCCTGCGGCCTATTTGTAACGGCAGTACGATTAAACTTGTTCCTGAAGTGGTAAGTACAAATTGGCAAGGTGATTATGCCAGAAAAGTGGAAGAATATGCTTTTCTAAACATTCTTGAATATTGGATTGTGGACTTTGGGGTATTATGTGGTTGGCAATTTATTGGTAATCCCAAACAGCCTACTTTCACCGTTTGTCATTTAGTTAACGGTGTGTATGAACAGCAACAATATCGCTTAGGAAAAACTATCTCATCTTATCTGTTTCCCAACTTACAGATAAAACTTGACGATATTATGCCTATTACAGCAGTAGAACCATAAATTAAGACAGTGTTGATTACTCAAAGCTTTAATTAAACTAATACCAAATTGAAGAATGATTGCGACAAATGGATTGCCCAAAAGCTTACCAGTAAACCCTTTCTCAATCCAAAATCGTCTTGAAAAGTTTGCTCAAGTCGGGGAATCCGCCCACGCAACTTTCCGCAAAATCTAAAATTTAAAATGGTAGAAGTTTTTACTCAGCGCTTCCTAACCATTATTGCTAACTAACTTCTCACCCTTCAACATCCTCACAGCAGCTTCGAGTAAGGCTTCTTCGAGATAAGGCTTAGTAAAGTAACCACTAGCGCCAAGCTGAATTGCCATTTGTCTGTGTTTGTCTGCACCACGCGAGGTGAGCATAGCGATAGGTAAGTGATTCAGGCTGGAATCTTTTTGAATGCGTGATAATAACTCCAGTCCATCGCAACGGGGCATTTCAATATCGCAGAATACAATATCGCAAGGTAGTCCAGAGCGTAGTTTATCCCAAGCTTCTTGACCATCACGCGCCTGTTCAACGCGATAGCCTGATTTATTAAAGGTCAAAGATAACAATTCTCTAACTGTAATTGAGTCATCAACAATCAGCACAGTTGGATCAATTTTCTCAGCCTGAACTTCTATAACAGTAGGTGGAGTTTTTTGTTGCCAAGGAGTACCACCGCTATGTTTAGACATCCGTCCTTGGAAGATATCGATAATTTCCAACACGTCAGCAATTGGCATAATCCGACCATCCCCTAGCACCGTAGCACCAGCTACACCGATGGGTTTAGGCGCTGGCCCTTCAAATTGCTTAATGACAATTTCTTGTTCGCTGAGTACTAAGTCAATTTGTAAAGCAATTAAAGTATTGCCCGATCGCACCACTACGACAGAAACTGTATCATCATCCCTAGTACCACCGTAAACATTACCGCGACTCAACTGGCGATTGAAGGATAACAAATCTTTGAGAGGTCGGAATGGCAAGACTGTATCACGCCAAGAAATAAATGTTTGCCCATCAGCATTATGTTGAATATTTTTGGCGGGGATGTCTAAAGTATCTTCCACCCCATCCATTGGGAAGGCAATTCGGGCTTTATCGGAGACGCAGCAGAGGGCTTTACAAATACTTAAGGTGAGTGGTAAACGAATAGTGAATGTTGTGCCTTTACCAATTGCCGAATCTGTATTGACAGTTCCGCGAATTTCACTAATCTCGGAACGCACTACATCCATCCCGACACCACGACCAGAAATTTCATCAGCTTTATCTTTGATACTAAACCCAGGCTGGAATAGCAAATCATAAACTTCCATACGGGAGATTGTTCTGGCTTGTTCTTTGGTAATCATCCCGACCTTAACGGCCTTAACTTTGACTTTTTCTGGGTCGATACCTGCACCGTCATCACCCACAGAAATGACTGTTTGGTTTCCTTGGTGGAAGGCGCGGATGGTAATTTCTCCCACAGGTGGTTTACCCGCAGCTTGACGTTCTTCTGGAGTTTCGATTCCATGCGCGATCGCATTATTCAACATGTGCGTCAATGGATCGGTGAGATGATCTAAAATCATCTTGTCAATTAAGGTATCGCTACCTTCAATCACCAACTCTACTTGTTTACCGCATTTAATCGCGTTATCCCGCACACCGCGCCGCAAGCGGTCAATCGCCTGGGAAAATGGCACCATGCGAGCGCGGGTTAAGCCTTCTTGCAATTGAGTTGTGACTTGACGGAATTGTCTCGCCACGCGTTCAGTCTCTTCGGTCACAAAGTCGATGTCACTCGCTGACTCCCGCACTCGCACAATCAATTCAATCATTTCTTGAGACAATGTGTGGAACGGGGTAAACCGATCCATTTCTAGTTCGCTAAAACCCCTGTCTGTATCGGGTTCTGGTGAGAAGATTGGCGTTTCTTTTTTGGTACGACTGGCCAGTAGAGAAGCTTCTAAAAGCGATCGCTCATATAATTCTTGCATTCTCGCGCCCACATCTGACAGCTGTTGCACTTGAATTAGCAAGTTATCTAATGATTGTCTTAGCCGTTCATGATCCTGCTCTAAAGTGTTGCGATTGACTACCAATTCCCCGACTAAATTGCTCATATCGTCCAGTTGTTTGACTGGCACTTTCATTGTTTCTTCAAATCTGGCGTTCCGTCGATTTGTTGGACGAGGCGCTTTATTATTGTTGGATTTGATTGGCGATGTGTGAGCGATTGTGTTATCTGCTTCCGCCAGTAGTTTTTCTAAATCACTAAATTCATCTTCGAGTTTTGGTGATGCAGTCGTTTCACTAACAAAGTGGTTATTGGCTGTGGTGGGAGATTCTGAGATGTAATTATGGTGAATTGTGGTCTGGGGAGGGATTTCATCATGGTTATCTCCACCTAATAAAGCTTCCAACGCTGCAAAATCTTCCGAAGCGATCGCACCAGCATCACTTGGTAGTTCTTCACCTAATAATGCTTCTAAATCAGCAAAGTCATTTTCATCTTCAGATATGATATTTGTTTCTTCTGTGGATGATTCTGGAAATTGAAAAGTAATACTTTCTGCTTCAGTAATTGGTGTATCTGATGAGGTCTCACTAATTTCTAATAATAATTCTGGAGAGTCTGCTGTTTCTCTTAAAACATCAACAGCAACAGTCTGATTGATATTTTCATAAACTTCTAGTTTTAATCCTGACTCTTCAGTACTGGATGATATTTCATCTGTATCTGCCGTGGAAAATAAATCAAAATTATCACTAATTATTGGTTCGGAATTATCAGATTTTTCATGATTATTTACAACTAATAAATCATCGAGTAAATTTTCAAAATTTGGGAGTTGGGAAAACTCAATAATTTCTGTATCTGCAAGTAACTGATCTAAATCGGTATTTGGTTGGCTGATGTCTGTGGCTAATAACTCATCTAGTAAACTCAAGTCTACATCTTCATTGACTACGGGTTCATTCACATCTCCCTGAGTTTCAGACGTTCCTGGAAGGCTAATATCTCCAAACAAATCAAAAGCTGGATTATCGGAACTGTCTAGCTGAATATACGTGCCATGAATTTTTGGCTCTAAATCAGCTAAAGCCATCGGTTCATCTTTGGCAAATTCTGAATCTAAATCATCAAAAAGATTGAGTTCTACTTCCCCAAAAGCTTGGGCATCAACCGCAGCAGCTTCCAGCGACTGGTAAGTAAATTCGGGAGTGAAATCTAATGCCTCTGGTGCTTGGGCAAAATTGCGAATTTCTGGTGAAGAAACATCGCGATCGCTAAAAACAGGAGCTTTTAATTCCCCAAATAAATCATTTTCACTATCTGAATCAAAATCTAATTCTGGCTGGAGAAAAGTTAGCTCAAAATCATCTCGATAATCTTCTATATTCGAGGAACGAGCATCCTGAATATCCCCAAAAATTTCCCCAGAAGCCGCCGCTGCAAATAAACTTTCTTCTAAAGCTTTGGTGACATCTTCTTCTAAGATATTATCAAATTCTGACTGTAATTCTGCGTCTGCGGGGGACTCCCAGAAATTACTCAAATCATCTTCTGTCTGAGCTAAATTTGTGGCTAT
This window of the Nostoc sp. HK-01 genome carries:
- a CDS encoding peptidase S9 prolyl oligopeptidase — translated: MMKLLANIVRFFVIFLTTVCVSYWVVNPGILPLALASYHKAGNSDYHVQRRIVSPTMSTAKQITYPTTHKSEQVDDYHGTLVADPYRWLENPDSEETKAWIAAQNKITFGFLGEIPARDKIKQRLTKLWDYEKYGIPFKEGESLGDGSSDRYFYFKNDGLQNQSVLYTLKTLDSEPQVLLDPNKLSADGTVALSGLSISNDGKLLAYGLSTSGSDWQEWKVRDVATGKDLADHLQWIKFSGASWTTDNQGFFYSRYNEPNSKTQLEDVNYYQKLYYHKLGTPQSEDILIYQRPDQKEWGFGGGVTENGQYLIIAVWLGTDSRNLVFYKDLTNPQAEVVELINEFEADYSFIDHDDSIFYFRTDLNAPRGRVIAIDIKKPEKSAWQEIIQQSEATLESVNILNNQFVADYLQDARSQIKIFDLKGALVREVELPGVGSVGGFGGKRHDTETFYSFTSFTTPGAIYRYDMVTGKSQLFRQPKVDFKPDDYETKQIFYHSKDGTKVPMFITHKKGIKLDGNNPTFLYAYGGFNISLTPTFSVSTLVWMEMGGVYAMPNLRGGGEYGEEWHQAGMKEKKQNVFDDFIAAAEWLIANKYTKTGKLAIAGGSNGGLLVGACMTQRPDLFGAALPAVGVMDMLRFHKFTIGWAWTAEYGSPDNAEEFKTLYAYSPLHNLKPKTAYPATLITTADHDDRVVPAHSFKFAAALQAAHQGDAPVLIRIETKAGHGAGKPTTKIIEEAADKWAFLVRVLDIKI
- a CDS encoding TPR repeat-containing protein translates to MQTIRIQLRESTQETVELRYWLPQKNHYESRRLKLAEIANFLKQGERDYYKLLPNLPGIGKQLFFWLDGDGRWLSRGIANCRGEGLVIAIDTDKKLAHLPWEVLHDGEDFLVKRVNPVVLPLRWIEKETEAFSVEARQLRVLFMATDPEDVEPKLEFEQEEARILADTRDFAVDLRVEESGCVSELGKVWSRYLDDFDVFHLTGHASIKDEAPYTPYFITETEIGERHETTAAELAEVFRFRFPKLVFLSGCRTGQAADKGAVPSMAEALIAQGAIAVLSWGRPVEDRTATAAAAHLYGKLAAGYQLAQALASTYQQLFKQNVRDWHLLRLYVQGECPGALVDVLGDVPPSAPEPAYQQFLDPDTQLVRVAKPSEFVGRRRTLQRCLKAIRTSLGVLIHGLGGVGKSTVTARLLERMVGYHRLVNFRQLDEDRLLKSLAEQCTSERGHDILNGKLPLMQRLTKFFTEGLNTKEQRFAFVLDDFEANLDLRNGVYVLQPQVVDVLLALLKAMQNSQLPHKVIITCRYNFTLSELNHRLYREPLGALGGADLIKKYNRLDSFNGSWQFQPDLPERAKQAADGNPRLLEWLDKILQNSQNSLEAEKGVEMILQKMEEKEKEFRENILAEELLKQQTPALRLMLGKLLVYELPVPLAAISPICEDISSWESHIQRAEILGLLEVTLTNNTERLYRVPRILSPLLEFPENPKGEELYKQAAQILYRLWWEEAETSTEVQDLEIHRLGLLGKNGEIAGKTANSLANLLSHQSRFREAIHLCKSTLEITKNYSVLRKLAYCEHRIGEVDQALKYYEQALNICPAEDEQELASIYYYLGILKANTGKVDEAIALYNQSLEINERIGNNQGKALTLQQLGYIYANKGEVEQAIALYNQSLEINERIGNVQGKALTLQQLGYIYVNKGEVEQAILLYNQSLEITERIGDVQGKATMLHCLGMIYANKGEVEQAISLYNQSLEIKERIGNVQGKAATLHQLGIIYANKGEVEQAISLYNQSLEIKERIGDVQGKAATLHQLGMIYANKGEVEQAISLYNQSLEIFERIGDAYWKALTLHNIASIYANKGEVEQAIALFNQSLSIKERIGYVQGKAMTLWWLGSLAEQQGEYTNAISYLQPALEILQRLQSPDAEGVRASLERLRGNS